From one Bacteriovorax sp. BAL6_X genomic stretch:
- a CDS encoding pentapeptide repeat-containing protein → MTTQNTMFTAIKKQNENRINLRNVDNLRLISASKLEKSSFDNSMLDKINIRHSDLNESDLRKCNIKYAKHNNSNYEGADFTWSNLAKNRFKRINLKDVSLECTNLEDSTFDECDLAATSFRWANLRGVTFKNCNLIGCDFSNVDLTGTIFINCNLKGARFNINTKMPFLRENAISKLGMDFIGIQ, encoded by the coding sequence ATGACAACGCAAAACACGATGTTTACAGCAATCAAAAAACAAAATGAGAATCGTATCAACCTAAGGAATGTTGATAACTTACGATTAATCAGTGCCTCTAAGCTTGAGAAGAGTTCCTTCGATAACTCGATGCTAGATAAAATTAATATTCGTCACTCTGACTTAAATGAGAGTGACCTTAGAAAGTGTAATATCAAATACGCAAAGCACAATAACTCAAACTATGAGGGAGCTGACTTTACTTGGTCGAACCTTGCAAAGAATCGTTTTAAAAGAATCAATCTAAAGGACGTGAGCTTAGAGTGCACCAATTTAGAAGATAGTACATTTGATGAGTGTGATCTTGCAGCGACAAGTTTTAGATGGGCAAACCTAAGAGGTGTAACTTTCAAAAACTGCAACCTTATTGGTTGCGACTTTTCTAATGTTGATTTAACTGGAACTATCTTTATCAACTGTAACCTTAAAGGTGCTAGATTTAATATCAATACAAAAATGCCATTCTTAAGAGAGAATGCCATTTCTAAGTTAGGAATGGATTTCATTGGAATCCAATAA
- the lipA gene encoding lipoyl synthase has translation MTDNQVNQMDYEESRKKIQEKKARLNVGKKQEARNLERKPEWLRNKIPTGDNFNEVRKELREKQLFTVCEEASCPNMSECWSAKTATMMILGGTCTRACKFCHVDTGNPKGIVDFNEIDNAAKMVETMSLKYLVVTSVDRDDLLDFGAGHFANVVKRINKDYPDTLVEVLIPDFNAVQEHMHTLAKSNPFVIAQNIETVKRLTHDVRDRRAGYEKTLNCLKFYKENYPHISTKTSLMLGLGETHEEILETLKDLREVGCDIVTFGQYMRPTMRHLKVERYYRPQEFDRYKEIAYEIGFEFVASGPMVRSSYKAADYLDHLRAKGHDV, from the coding sequence ATGACTGATAACCAAGTAAATCAAATGGATTACGAAGAATCTCGTAAAAAAATTCAAGAAAAGAAAGCACGTCTTAATGTTGGAAAGAAACAAGAGGCGCGCAATCTAGAAAGAAAGCCCGAATGGTTGAGAAATAAAATCCCAACTGGTGATAACTTCAATGAAGTCAGAAAAGAATTAAGAGAAAAACAACTTTTTACAGTTTGTGAAGAAGCAAGCTGTCCAAATATGTCAGAGTGTTGGTCAGCAAAGACGGCAACGATGATGATCCTAGGAGGAACTTGTACACGTGCATGTAAATTCTGTCACGTTGATACAGGAAACCCAAAAGGCATTGTAGACTTCAATGAAATCGATAATGCGGCCAAGATGGTCGAAACAATGTCTCTAAAGTATCTTGTTGTAACAAGCGTTGATCGTGACGACCTCCTTGACTTTGGTGCTGGACACTTCGCCAACGTTGTTAAAAGAATTAATAAGGACTACCCTGATACACTTGTTGAAGTTCTAATTCCGGACTTCAATGCTGTCCAAGAACATATGCACACATTAGCAAAGAGTAATCCTTTTGTTATTGCTCAAAATATTGAAACAGTAAAAAGGCTAACTCATGATGTTCGAGATCGTCGTGCGGGCTATGAAAAAACTTTAAACTGTTTAAAATTCTATAAAGAAAATTATCCACATATTTCAACTAAGACTTCACTCATGCTAGGGCTTGGTGAAACTCATGAAGAAATTCTAGAGACACTTAAAGACCTTAGAGAAGTTGGTTGTGACATCGTAACTTTTGGTCAATATATGCGCCCGACAATGAGGCATTTAAAAGTTGAGCGCTACTATAGGCCACAAGAGTTTGATCGCTATAAAGAAATTGCTTATGAAATAGGCTTTGAATTCGTCGCTTCTGGACCAATGGTAAGAAGTAGTTACAAGGCGGCAGACTACCTTGATCACCTAAGGGCAAAAGGTCATGACGTTTAA
- a CDS encoding RNA polymerase sigma factor: MKNFIWSNSLSKLGSSDLMEVVAKNDDHQAFEALYQRLSSKLYQFVYYILLDEQKAQEIVHDAFLTLYDKRKMYRKEYQVSTWLWTIARNKSYDYLKKIKEQSIPDESVIVNIEDDQLSALEKLIDEVNSEVIIEAISILPSMQRQAITLWMHDCSGDEIAEILGKSRQAIKNLINRAKLRLKETLENKMESL; this comes from the coding sequence ATGAAGAATTTTATCTGGTCAAATTCGCTATCAAAACTAGGCTCATCAGACCTGATGGAAGTCGTTGCAAAAAATGATGATCACCAGGCGTTCGAGGCCCTTTATCAAAGATTGAGTTCTAAGTTATATCAATTCGTTTATTATATTCTCTTAGACGAACAAAAGGCACAAGAGATTGTTCACGATGCTTTTTTAACTTTATATGACAAAAGAAAAATGTATCGGAAGGAATATCAGGTATCGACTTGGCTTTGGACAATTGCACGAAATAAAAGTTATGACTACCTCAAAAAAATTAAGGAACAAAGTATTCCAGATGAAAGTGTGATCGTAAATATTGAAGACGATCAATTATCTGCTTTAGAAAAACTTATTGATGAAGTGAATTCAGAGGTCATCATTGAGGCCATCTCAATACTTCCTTCAATGCAAAGGCAGGCCATCACCCTTTGGATGCATGATTGCTCAGGCGATGAAATCGCAGAAATCCTAGGAAAATCAAGGCAAGCGATAAAGAACTTAATTAATCGCGCTAAGTTGAGATTAAAAGAAACACTAGAAAATAAAATGGAGTCTTTATGA
- the pdxH gene encoding pyridoxamine 5'-phosphate oxidase: MSDYKEFLGDYKESPVEIFETWFKEAVAKEENGPAFILSTVDELGQPNARTLLLKEVVDNRPLFFTNYNSVKAQEITANPSVAMTFYWHRLGRQVRIRGSISKCDAEVSRNYFQSRAHESQVASSISDQSSPVVDRERLVREYNEGLERYKEEVPYPENWGGYLVDIKEITFFIYGEFRLNDRFQFIKKGNEWQSLRLYP; encoded by the coding sequence GTGAGTGATTACAAAGAATTTTTAGGTGACTATAAAGAATCTCCTGTTGAGATTTTTGAGACATGGTTTAAAGAGGCAGTGGCCAAGGAAGAAAATGGGCCGGCATTCATTCTTTCTACAGTTGATGAGTTAGGGCAACCAAATGCTAGAACCCTTCTCTTAAAGGAAGTTGTCGATAATAGGCCACTATTTTTTACTAACTATAATTCTGTAAAGGCCCAGGAAATAACTGCAAATCCTAGCGTGGCCATGACGTTTTATTGGCATCGTCTTGGAAGACAAGTCAGAATTAGAGGCTCAATTTCAAAATGTGATGCTGAAGTATCAAGAAACTATTTTCAATCTCGTGCTCATGAGAGTCAGGTTGCTAGCTCTATTTCTGATCAGTCTTCACCTGTTGTCGATCGTGAAAGGTTAGTGCGAGAATATAACGAAGGACTTGAGCGTTATAAAGAAGAGGTTCCGTATCCTGAGAATTGGGGTGGCTATTTAGTCGACATTAAAGAAATAACATTCTTCATTTACGGTGAGTTCCGTTTAAATGATCGCTTTCAATTTATTAAAAAAGGTAATGAGTGGCAATCTCTAAGACTCTATCCATAA
- a CDS encoding LysR family transcriptional regulator — protein MNWNHLYCFYEAAKHKSVKKAAEKMGLASSTVSEQIKKFEQNYGVQLFERKVREIVLTKKGEEVYSHAKGVFSNGMRLVDNLTPHDDGGYDVTFSIESHLESPNIAAVLADYYSAYSDFGHTITKRSKNFSQTMYYLENDTVDVAISDKKLSNELYENYLVAQTQLRFYVNTTVAAKYRDLPFERLVKKLPVGFLSSDEKMIVNAKQVLKEQKVYLKEAFFSEHLYYLSTLAQRGEIVLAAIGNESIFQELYCLGPQHDIGVPTYAILKKKNENLLFARKLKDLLMIDADANQLNLH, from the coding sequence ATGAATTGGAATCATCTCTATTGTTTTTATGAAGCTGCAAAGCACAAGTCCGTTAAGAAGGCCGCTGAAAAAATGGGTCTTGCTTCGTCAACCGTCAGTGAACAGATCAAAAAGTTTGAGCAAAATTACGGCGTGCAGCTTTTCGAAAGGAAGGTTAGAGAGATCGTTTTAACAAAAAAAGGTGAGGAGGTTTATTCTCATGCTAAGGGTGTTTTCTCCAATGGGATGCGTCTTGTTGATAATTTAACACCTCATGATGACGGTGGTTATGATGTGACCTTTTCAATTGAGTCTCATCTTGAGTCGCCGAATATCGCTGCGGTATTAGCGGATTATTATTCTGCATATAGCGACTTTGGTCATACCATTACAAAGCGCTCAAAGAATTTCTCTCAAACAATGTACTACCTTGAGAATGATACTGTGGATGTTGCCATTAGTGATAAGAAGCTCTCTAACGAGCTATATGAAAATTATCTTGTTGCGCAAACCCAGCTTCGCTTCTATGTAAACACTACTGTTGCAGCGAAGTACCGCGATTTACCATTTGAAAGATTAGTAAAAAAACTTCCGGTCGGTTTCCTTTCGTCAGATGAGAAGATGATTGTTAATGCAAAGCAAGTTCTAAAAGAACAGAAGGTTTACCTAAAGGAAGCATTCTTCAGCGAGCACCTTTATTACTTATCGACATTGGCCCAGAGAGGGGAAATAGTTCTTGCTGCAATTGGCAATGAGTCGATTTTTCAGGAGTTGTATTGTCTAGGTCCACAGCATGATATTGGTGTTCCAACATATGCAATCCTTAAAAAGAAAAATGAAAACTTACTCTTTGCTAGAAAGTTAAAAGATTTATTGATGATTGATGCAGATGCTAATCAGCTAAATCTACATTAA
- a CDS encoding lipoyl(octanoyl) transferase: protein MTFNDLINKLEIKNYILESKNQTHIFQKDNWDYLEALAFQEEANEYIYDNPEQKIYIITSHPEVFTMGRGLQRNQIEEHGLVDFDQALVDKIDVPVVEIKRGGGLTFHHPGQVIVYPIVNIAQQKLRTIELINSLFKSAVNAITISDNTIKNLDFDRPLLGLWHGEKKVASMGVQLKKFVSMHGMALNVYPSEKMNKALMMTFPCGLPGDIYNTLVNISSDNLNTNHKEYRMRFINQLVQEIYKN, encoded by the coding sequence ATGACGTTTAACGATTTAATTAACAAGCTTGAAATCAAGAACTATATTCTTGAATCTAAGAACCAAACTCATATATTTCAAAAAGACAATTGGGACTATCTTGAAGCTCTAGCTTTTCAAGAAGAGGCCAATGAATATATCTATGATAATCCAGAGCAGAAAATTTATATTATCACTTCTCACCCAGAAGTCTTCACAATGGGAAGAGGCCTGCAAAGAAATCAAATTGAAGAACATGGTTTAGTTGACTTTGACCAGGCCCTTGTGGATAAGATCGATGTTCCAGTAGTCGAAATCAAGCGCGGTGGCGGTCTAACTTTCCACCACCCTGGACAGGTTATTGTTTATCCAATTGTAAATATTGCTCAACAAAAACTAAGAACAATAGAACTTATCAATAGCCTTTTTAAAAGTGCTGTAAATGCTATCACTATAAGCGACAACACAATTAAAAACCTTGACTTTGATAGGCCACTCCTTGGTCTTTGGCATGGAGAAAAGAAAGTTGCATCAATGGGTGTTCAGCTTAAAAAATTTGTCTCAATGCATGGGATGGCGCTAAATGTTTATCCATCAGAAAAAATGAATAAGGCCTTAATGATGACTTTTCCATGCGGCCTCCCCGGAGATATTTACAATACCCTAGTAAATATTTCTTCGGATAATCTCAATACGAATCATAAAGAATATCGTATGAGGTTTATTAATCAATTAGTTCAAGAAATATACAAAAATTAA
- a CDS encoding RND family transporter, with protein sequence MKRVHSLAERVSKYIVDHTKTCLLISFIFLIALSSGLPKIHANYSVKGWLMDHDQRLLDLKEHEGIFGSSDTIDIMVYKEDGLFDENTIKTIQDITQDLWQIKHIVRVESLTNHNSIESEDDDIFITPFLDEEVELTTENLKLKEKLATNDRQLVNSTISKSGRFTYIRAFLDTFEGTPPYDQVVIDTEKLLEKYNKAEGIKFYLGGISFINESLQRASDRDMMVVFPIVVGVLSLILFLFFRNLLGIVLPFSLVGLAIITTFGIEGHLGIELSSIIAALPAILIAIGLADSIHILITYRHFYIFDRMNEHDAAIAALKKNFIPTLLTTLTTAIGFFSLTSTDIKPIYNLGILSGIGTCVAWFYTYFFLGALLTKVHFKVGDRDDKFHAFDGIFMFAEKYKVIINIVTPIITITSIYFGMQNYINADPIEYFDEGTPVKKAFNMVRKEFGGSRMIELVFDSEKPEGVKDPAFLKKSEELVQWMLKDEKIIRVSSILDIVKQMNKTLHSDNEEFYAIPETRRAVADQLFLYTLGLPQGLDLKNQLSLDNRRFRVLVMWDVNDSTAAIAKTDKILKKADEIGIKIYEAGQSPIYNRVNDLVVNTLLTSMSISLPIIFLIILFVFKDLKLALLSLIPNVFPLSVAAGIMYFAGDELNIGNVIVFAVCLGIAVDDTIHFISNYKLKVLQGMSGHDALASTMHQTGKALALTTTMLTIAFGLFYLGDFVPNQKFGVYCSVILTLALVADLVILPAALLSLNSSKVEADAAKV encoded by the coding sequence ATGAAACGTGTCCACTCACTTGCAGAAAGAGTCTCTAAGTATATCGTCGATCATACTAAAACCTGTCTTCTAATTTCATTTATCTTCTTAATTGCCCTAAGTTCAGGCCTACCGAAAATTCATGCTAACTACTCAGTTAAGGGTTGGCTAATGGATCATGACCAACGCTTATTAGATCTTAAAGAGCACGAAGGAATCTTTGGAAGTTCAGATACAATTGACATAATGGTCTACAAAGAAGATGGCCTCTTTGATGAAAATACGATTAAAACAATTCAAGATATCACTCAAGACTTGTGGCAAATTAAGCATATTGTACGCGTTGAAAGTTTAACGAATCACAATTCAATTGAATCAGAGGATGATGATATTTTCATTACACCTTTCTTAGATGAAGAAGTTGAATTAACTACAGAGAACTTAAAGCTAAAAGAAAAACTTGCCACGAACGATCGACAGCTTGTTAACTCAACAATTTCGAAATCTGGTCGTTTCACTTATATCAGGGCATTCCTTGATACTTTCGAAGGAACACCACCATATGATCAAGTCGTTATAGATACAGAAAAACTCCTTGAAAAATATAATAAGGCCGAAGGAATAAAGTTCTATCTCGGAGGTATCTCTTTTATCAATGAGTCACTTCAAAGAGCATCAGATCGAGACATGATGGTTGTCTTTCCTATCGTTGTAGGGGTTCTCTCTCTCATTCTCTTCTTATTTTTTAGAAACCTTCTAGGTATCGTTCTTCCATTCTCTCTCGTTGGCCTCGCAATTATTACAACATTTGGAATCGAAGGACATTTAGGAATAGAGCTATCGAGTATTATTGCGGCACTTCCGGCCATCTTAATTGCAATTGGCCTTGCAGACTCAATTCACATTTTAATCACCTATAGGCACTTCTATATTTTCGATCGCATGAATGAGCACGATGCAGCTATTGCAGCTCTAAAGAAGAACTTTATTCCAACGCTACTGACAACACTAACAACTGCGATTGGATTCTTCTCTCTTACTTCTACTGATATTAAGCCAATTTATAATCTAGGGATTCTTTCTGGGATTGGGACTTGTGTAGCGTGGTTCTACACTTATTTCTTCCTAGGAGCACTTCTTACAAAAGTTCATTTTAAAGTTGGAGACCGTGACGATAAATTCCATGCATTCGATGGTATCTTCATGTTTGCAGAAAAGTACAAAGTTATCATTAATATCGTGACTCCAATAATCACAATTACTTCAATTTACTTTGGGATGCAAAATTATATTAATGCTGACCCTATTGAGTACTTTGACGAAGGAACTCCAGTTAAGAAGGCCTTCAATATGGTTAGAAAGGAATTTGGCGGCTCTAGAATGATTGAACTTGTTTTTGACTCAGAAAAGCCTGAAGGTGTAAAAGACCCAGCATTCTTAAAGAAGTCAGAAGAGCTAGTTCAATGGATGCTTAAAGACGAGAAGATTATTCGAGTTAGTTCAATTCTAGATATTGTAAAACAAATGAATAAAACTCTTCATAGTGATAATGAGGAATTCTATGCTATTCCTGAAACTCGTCGAGCGGTAGCAGACCAACTTTTTCTCTATACCCTGGGGTTACCGCAAGGTCTTGATCTCAAAAATCAGCTATCACTTGATAATCGTCGCTTCCGAGTCCTCGTTATGTGGGATGTAAATGACTCAACAGCGGCCATCGCTAAAACGGATAAAATCTTAAAAAAGGCCGATGAAATTGGTATTAAGATATATGAGGCGGGACAATCTCCGATCTACAATCGAGTTAACGACCTTGTTGTAAATACTCTTTTGACTTCAATGAGTATTTCACTACCAATTATCTTTCTCATTATTTTATTTGTTTTCAAAGACCTTAAGCTTGCTCTACTCTCCCTTATTCCAAACGTCTTTCCACTATCAGTGGCAGCGGGGATTATGTACTTTGCAGGAGATGAGTTAAATATTGGTAACGTTATCGTCTTTGCAGTGTGTTTGGGTATTGCTGTTGATGATACCATCCACTTCATATCAAATTACAAACTCAAGGTTCTTCAAGGAATGAGCGGTCATGATGCGCTTGCATCGACAATGCATCAAACAGGTAAGGCCCTAGCACTAACAACAACAATGCTAACAATTGCCTTTGGACTCTTTTACTTAGGTGACTTTGTTCCAAACCAGAAATTTGGCGTTTACTGTTCAGTGATCCTAACTCTTGCCCTAGTTGCAGATTTAGTAATCTTGCCTGCCGCATTACTAAGTTTAAATAGCTCAAAAGTTGAAGCTGACGCCGCTAAGGTGTAG